One Thermococcus sp. M36 genomic window, TCACAACACCCCCGACCCAATAGAGGGCTCACTGCGGCCCATTTCCTCCATACACTGCTCATAACCATCGCGCTTGCCCCGGTTGTAGCCCTCCCGCTTCCCTTCATCGTACCCTTTCCTGTATCCCTCCTTGTAGCCAGACTGGCGGCCCGTCCTGTAAGCAAAGAACGAGCCCGCCAGGAGAACGACGAACAGGAGTATTGAGACAGTCTTGAAGGTTCCTGCACTCTTCCGGTATTCGTCCCTCTCCTGAGTGAGAGCCTCAATCTGTCCCTTCAAATCGCTGTTTTCGTTCTGGAGCTCTGAGACCTTCGACTCAAGGTCAGAGGTCTGGCTCTTCAGCCGGGAGTTTTCCGCCTCGAGAGAGCTCAGGGTGGCACTCTGGTCCTTAATCGTTGAGTTCAGCTCATCGGTAAGGCTCTGAAGCTTGGAGACCCGCTGTTCAAGGTTCGCCACCCTACCGGGGTCATACTTAACAAAAATCGGGATCAGATCCCCATAGACGTAATCAATGAGCCCGAGGGATATGTACTTCTTCGCGACCCCCCTGGCGTTTGGATCGGTTATATTGGTGTCTATGATCCTCATGATGTCCTCGAGCTGGGGGTGGATTATTGTGAACGACTTGCTCGTCGTGTCTATCACCGTGTTCCCGCTCAGATCCTTTACGCGGTAGTAGCTCTTCTGGCCCTGGTCAAAGAACTTCAGGTAAAGGCTTTCACCCGTGGGCAGAAGAACTGTCTTCCGCGTTATTCCCTCCGGAATCCTTCCGTGGATCGGGATGACGAGCTTGCTGGGAAGGTTGTTGCATATCTTCAAGGACTTTCCGTCAGAACCGAGGGTGTACCCAGTTAGGTCAGTGACATCAAATATCGGTGTGCCACCGTCTTTCTCCAGATCCGTTTCAATCAGCACACAGCTCCCCCTGATATCGGTTATGGTCAGTGAAAAATCAACGACCTTATTCTCTTCTATGCTGTCCGGCAGTTCAGGATCCGTGGAGGAGGTCACTGCAGCGACGGGATTGATGAGAAAACCGGCAATAAAAACAACAAGTATTAGGGACAAGAACCTCTTCCATGCCATCTTGGTGCACCCCTTATGGTTTGAACACCGCATAAATTTATCAATATTGATATATTTAAGCATTGCTAATGTAGAAAACCGCTGAACTGCACATTCGGAATAATCTAAACTCCAGGCGCGGATTCAGCACGGCATCGGGTTCCGTAGAAGGAGTACATAAAAAAAAGAGTGGAAATAGAACAATGCCAAACAGAACGCTCACTTAAATTTCTCAAGGATTATGGCAGGGCAGACCTTAGTAACCCCCTCAATCTTGCCGATCTTGTTGGAGATGATGTCCGATAGATCCTCTCCGTCCCGGGCCCACACCTCTGCCATGATCATGTGGTCTCCACTGGTGAGGTATACGTTCCTCACGAAGTCAAACTCCTTAAGTCTGCTCGCAACCTCGAATATCTTTTCCGGCAGAGTGTCAACGCCCGTCAGGCTGACGAGGTTGTAGCCGAGCTTGGACGGATCCACCACAACGGTGTACTGCTTTATCACTCCCGCTTCCTCAAGGGCCTTCACGCGCTTCCTGACTGCAGTCTCACTTATGCCCAGAACCTTGGCTATCTCCGTGAACGGAGTCCTGGCGTCCCTGGTGAGCATCTCAATTATAATCCTGTCCCTTTCGTCAAGCATTCTTCATCACCCCTACCCAGAGATATGCGGACTAAGTATATTAAGTTTTTGAACCTTCTGGTTCTAAAGTTAAACCTTGAGTTTAAGTTTGA contains:
- the lrpA gene encoding HTH-type transcriptional regulator LrpA gives rise to the protein MLDERDRIIIEMLTRDARTPFTEIAKVLGISETAVRKRVKALEEAGVIKQYTVVVDPSKLGYNLVSLTGVDTLPEKIFEVASRLKEFDFVRNVYLTSGDHMIMAEVWARDGEDLSDIISNKIGKIEGVTKVCPAIILEKFK